In Halobaculum limi, one DNA window encodes the following:
- a CDS encoding DUF7518 family protein, whose amino-acid sequence MGNRVEDLETQVAELQAAVDGLTEELVEAKERISQLEQATTVEEESSPSRNPNAEFVPNESATKTDEKVMADDEDDAQKAARGADSESADGADEDSADDDSDDIIVA is encoded by the coding sequence ATGGGAAATCGGGTCGAGGACCTCGAAACGCAGGTCGCTGAGTTGCAGGCAGCAGTCGACGGACTGACCGAGGAACTGGTCGAAGCGAAAGAGCGCATCTCGCAGTTAGAACAGGCGACGACCGTTGAGGAGGAGTCGTCCCCGAGTCGGAATCCGAACGCCGAGTTCGTCCCGAACGAGTCGGCGACGAAGACCGACGAGAAGGTGATGGCCGACGACGAGGACGACGCACAGAAGGCGGCCCGCGGTGCGGACAGCGAATCGGCCGACGGCGCCGACGAAGACTCGGCAGACGACGACTCCGACGACATCATCGTCGCGTAA
- a CDS encoding DUF21 domain-containing protein, whose protein sequence is MSTYSILVPSLLAVAVLLAMSAFFSSSESAIFSLPDEWTQTATEDDPNGSTLQRLREDPHRLLVTLLVGNNLVNIAITSIVTLLVARFVPPGFTVVIATITVSVLVLVFGEIVPKSYGLGHAESWSLRVARPISYVERVLSPLVALFDIVTRRLTRRLGGDQQIEKPYLDD, encoded by the coding sequence ATGAGTACATACTCGATTCTGGTTCCGTCACTCCTCGCAGTCGCGGTCCTGTTGGCGATGAGTGCGTTCTTCTCCAGCAGTGAGTCGGCAATCTTCTCGCTCCCGGACGAGTGGACGCAGACCGCCACTGAGGATGATCCGAACGGGAGTACACTCCAGCGACTCCGCGAGGACCCACATCGCCTCTTGGTCACGTTGCTCGTCGGCAACAACCTCGTCAACATCGCCATCACCAGCATCGTGACGCTCCTCGTCGCTCGGTTCGTTCCGCCGGGCTTCACCGTCGTGATAGCGACGATTACTGTGAGCGTTCTCGTCCTCGTGTTCGGAGAGATCGTCCCGAAGTCCTACGGCTTGGGACACGCGGAGTCGTGGAGCCTCCGCGTCGCCCGTCCGATCTCGTACGTCGAACGGGTGCTGAGTCCACTCGTCGCGTTGTTCGATATCGTCACTCGACGCCTGACTCGCCGTCTCGGAGGCGACCAACAGATCGAGAAGCCGTATCTCGACGACTGA
- a CDS encoding presenilin family intramembrane aspartyl protease, translating into MSERPAGSRNPLSDPRVRGGAGVTVLFLVVQLLALGVAPRLLGAGVSYGDGGDALVPLVIGLVVGTLLSLAVVRFGTSERVVRGLMLVSLGTAQWFAFAAFLGAVPGVVAAAVGTLLAWRVPRPVVRNAAAVIGVAGGAGLFGASLAPVYAAAALVVAAGYDAYAVYGSGFMTDIADAGAKLRVPSMFVVPTEDGYDDSRLRVGGSGAPAATVLGAGDALFPAMLSASLAVHTVGPAVAVGQVSVSSAALASVLGSLVGVVALQVFVHRRAGVHAGLPFVNAGALLGWGGWLLVTAI; encoded by the coding sequence GTGAGCGAGCGTCCCGCGGGGTCGAGGAACCCGCTGTCGGATCCACGAGTTCGCGGGGGTGCCGGCGTCACGGTGCTGTTTCTCGTCGTCCAACTGCTCGCGCTCGGCGTCGCCCCGCGGCTCTTGGGGGCGGGTGTCAGCTACGGCGACGGCGGCGACGCACTGGTCCCACTCGTCATCGGCCTCGTCGTCGGCACGCTCCTGTCGCTGGCCGTCGTCAGGTTCGGAACCAGCGAACGGGTCGTCAGAGGGCTGATGCTCGTGTCACTCGGGACCGCACAGTGGTTCGCGTTCGCCGCGTTCCTCGGTGCGGTCCCCGGGGTCGTCGCGGCGGCGGTCGGAACGCTCCTCGCGTGGCGCGTCCCACGCCCGGTCGTTCGCAACGCCGCCGCGGTCATCGGCGTCGCCGGCGGTGCTGGGCTGTTCGGCGCGAGCCTCGCTCCCGTGTACGCCGCGGCGGCGTTGGTCGTCGCCGCCGGGTACGACGCCTACGCCGTCTACGGCTCCGGTTTTATGACCGACATCGCCGACGCGGGCGCAAAACTTCGCGTGCCGTCGATGTTCGTCGTGCCGACGGAAGACGGCTACGACGACTCCCGCCTCCGCGTCGGCGGGTCGGGAGCGCCCGCTGCGACGGTGCTGGGCGCTGGGGATGCGCTGTTTCCGGCGATGCTATCGGCGAGTCTCGCGGTCCACACCGTCGGTCCCGCGGTGGCTGTCGGACAGGTGAGCGTGTCGTCAGCGGCGCTCGCATCGGTGCTCGGCTCGCTCGTCGGCGTCGTCGCGCTCCAGGTGTTCGTCCACCGCCGCGCCGGCGTCCACGCGGGCCTGCCGTTCGTCAACGCCGGAGCACTCCTCGGCTGGGGTGGGTGGCTCCTGGTGACCGCGATCTGA
- a CDS encoding presenilin family intramembrane aspartyl protease PSH, whose amino-acid sequence MNTRALRGVLLAGLLFLVVHVGAISLAPTFEAAGYQAVENPQNPTNSAAYVGAILVVTALMLAAFKYDFDWAVRLVIVGSSALLSWYVFSVYLPQIPALAASALVAVALLVYPEWYVIDSAGALMGAGAAGLFGISFGILPALILLTVLAVYDAISVYGTEHMLDLAEGVLDLNIPVVLVIPLEWSYSLLSEDVGDATEGTEPEDRDVFFIGLGDAVMPAVMAASAARWSPAPAFGLPGVPAMGLPSLLSVVGMFVGLGILLRMVLKGRPHAGLPLLNGGAITGYLVGSLVAGVSLVEALGLAPYL is encoded by the coding sequence ATGAATACGCGCGCGCTTCGCGGAGTCCTCCTCGCGGGGCTGTTGTTCCTCGTCGTGCACGTGGGCGCAATCTCGCTGGCGCCCACGTTCGAGGCCGCCGGGTATCAGGCGGTCGAGAATCCGCAGAATCCGACCAACTCCGCCGCGTACGTCGGCGCGATCCTCGTCGTCACGGCGCTGATGCTCGCGGCGTTCAAGTACGACTTCGACTGGGCGGTTCGCCTCGTCATCGTCGGGTCGTCGGCGCTGCTGTCGTGGTACGTCTTCTCGGTGTACCTCCCGCAGATTCCGGCGCTCGCCGCCTCCGCGCTCGTCGCCGTCGCCCTCCTCGTGTACCCCGAGTGGTACGTCATCGACTCGGCGGGTGCGCTGATGGGCGCGGGCGCGGCGGGCCTGTTCGGCATCTCCTTCGGCATCCTCCCGGCGCTCATCCTGTTGACCGTCCTCGCGGTGTACGACGCCATCTCCGTGTACGGCACCGAGCATATGCTCGACCTCGCGGAGGGCGTCCTCGACCTCAACATCCCGGTCGTCCTCGTCATCCCGCTCGAGTGGTCGTATTCGCTGCTGTCGGAGGACGTCGGCGACGCGACAGAGGGAACCGAACCCGAAGACCGCGACGTCTTCTTCATCGGCCTCGGTGACGCCGTGATGCCCGCGGTGATGGCCGCGTCGGCCGCACGGTGGTCGCCCGCCCCCGCGTTCGGCCTGCCGGGCGTCCCCGCGATGGGGCTGCCGTCGCTGCTGTCGGTCGTCGGGATGTTCGTCGGCCTCGGCATCCTCCTGCGGATGGTGCTGAAGGGCCGCCCACACGCCGGGCTTCCCCTGCTCAACGGCGGTGCGATAACGGGCTACCTCGTCGGGTCGCTCGTCGCCGGCGTGTCGCTTGTCGAGGCGCTCGGACTCGCGCCGTATCTGTGA